The region tttaattttcttatatgtgttttttaagaccttacactctctctctctttaacacctAGAAATGATTCTGCGAAAGGTTTTTCAGTTCTTAAGAGAATTTTCAAGTGAAGTGTTCCTTGATCATGTTGATAAACGGTGCTAGACAGAACCCTTTTTCTCAGTGAGTGTATCCGTCCAGACTCACGGGAGGACCAGGAGTGCCTGTTGCTCAGGAAACCAGGGCACAGAAATGAACCATGAGACAAGACAGCAGTGGAATCCCAACCCCTGTCTGGCCTGGCACTGcctggcatgcacacatgcgTAGCCTGCGCAATGGGTGCCCACCTGTGCCATGGGTGCCCACCCGCGCCTCTTAGGTGCCTGGCCAATAACGCGCATGCAGTGTTATGGAGTGCATGAGTGAGCATgaagcagtgcattgtgggtctCTGGGGAATGTGTTTGGTGTCTGTCGCTGATTCCAGgatgtgttgttattgttgtgaaACCCTTTTAGTCAACAGGTAACGTGTatctgaatgctgtgtgtgtttatgtgtgtgtgtttaattattttcttttcacaCCTTATGTCTTCTCCCCCTATGTCTCCACATATGTTTCCTGTTAAATGAGACACCTTCCCCAATCTGATTAACTGTTCTTTGCCCGTGTCTAGCTGTGCTGTGGTTGTAATCTTTCTAATCTCACGTGTAATCTGTATTGTGAATTATAGCTTCCCGAGAGTCTGCTGGAGTCCCTAGAAACCCACCTCAACACActggagggaaagaaagtgtGAGTACAGGGCTCCATCACTGagaatgttcacacacacacacacacacacacacacacacacacacacgcacacacacacacaccagacacagcaATGTCATTTTCAGCCAAATATGCAGTGGCTGCATATGCAATTAATCGAATCCCTGAAAGTGTGGATTGATTTGTCATGTCATTGGTTTAAATGCTTTTGTATACATTTTGTCTGTAACCTACGACTATTAATACTCGCCcaacatttgttttgtgttgacaGTGATGAGTAAGTATTTCTCTGAATTCACCCAGAGATTGGTATTGTGTGTAACGTAATTGTCACAACGTAAATGTAAAGTGTTGTCATAATGGCTTCGTTCTCATTCGGATTCATGACAATTCTATGGTCTGACTTGCTGAAACTTCAAACGCAATTTGAACAAGACAGGATTATGGGCAAGTTCAGTGGCCACACCTGTAGAGTtgtagtgtctgtttgtgatgtCTGTATGTTCTGTCAGTGACATTACTTAAAAACGTTGTCTTTCCAGAGTTCCTGTCGTAGTGCTGTAAACTAATATGAATGCTTTACAGTATGTGGTCTTCATATTACCTTATGTGCACATCTGTCATTCAAAGTCATTCATTCCAGATGTTTATTTAAGCATGTTGTTatatgtattttgttacatGTTGGACAGTCCAAAgtgggttgtttgttttgtgtatggTGATGCAAAAACTATTGTTTCCATGGCATTATCTAAAGGGAGCACATCTACTATTATTACCTCCCTGCTAACATGAGTGACAGTGTCGTTTTTAATATATCATAACATGATGTCTGCCACCCTCACTTTTCATATTCTTCCTTCCTCTAGCTCCCCAACCAAGGTAAATAGAAGCACTAATCCATTGTGTCCtgcaaagtatttttttatatatattgttaTATTGTTTTATATATTGTTATATGCCAGAAAAGGCTGTCTTCAAGACGTGGATAGTAGTTTTTTTAATATATGAAGATATGGAATGCAAATAAACTAACTAATCACAGTACATTATATTCAATAGTTTAATTCAATGTTTCAATAGAATGTGTTAATCACTCAATCTTATAATTATATATGCTGTATTTTGAGGATGAAGTGATTCAAACAGCACTGATATCAATGTGTGTCATGCCACCATATAGATGGTGTCTCCAACCAATAACGGCTCGGTCACGGGCACTCCAGTGAAGACGCTGGACACTCCAGCGGCCGCTGCGGGTGGTGTCAGCCCCACCTCTGCCGGCCCTCCTGCCAGACCAAAGCCACCGGCCGCTGCTGcagtttctgctgctgctgccgcctcaGCCGCTACAGCCGCCACAGCCGCCACATCCGCTGCCACTGCCTCTGCTGGGTGAGCATGGAGGGGGACAGGACCGAACAGGCTTTAAACCTCTGAGAGGACAGTACTGACCAGCTGTTAAAGCTCAGAGAGGACAGTACTGACCAGCCTTTAAACCTCACAGAGGACGGTACTGACCAGCTTTTAAAGCTCAGAGAGGACAGTACTGACCAGCTGTTAAAGCTCAGAGAGGACGTGTGGCTGTGAACGCCTTCTCCCTTAACTGGCAGCTCAGATGAGGGCTTTGTCTATGAAATTGAGTTTCCAGACTATTATTTAGTGTCTACTTCATATTGGGCAGGGGTACAATGCAATGATTACATTTGTAAATCCAGATGGATTGAGATCCTGCCTGTAAGGCTGtggatgttgtgtgtgggtgcatatgtgtttgtgtgtgtgtgtgtgtgtgtgtgtgtgtgtgtgtgtgtgtgtgtgtgtgtgtgtgtgtgtgtgtgtgtgtgtgtgtgtgtgtgtgtgtgtgtgtgtgtgtgtgtgtgtgtgcatgtgtgtgtgtgtgtgtgtgtgtgtgtgtatgtgtgagagagcgagattatttgtgtgtaggtgtgtatgttaAACCTGACAGAGGACAATACTGACCAGCTGTTAAAGCTGAGAGTGGACAGTACTGATCAGCTTTTTAACCTCAGGCAGGACTGAccagctgttttaaaccaagggtTCCAGTAATGACCAAGGGAACCAAAAGATGCTACTGACCAGTTGTTATGCTGTGTTACACCTAAAGCAGAACAGAACTAACCCGCTGTTAAACTTCATGGGGGACAGGACTGACCAGCTGTTACAGTGCTAACCAGATCTGttattctgtctctgtctctgtctatgtctgtctgtctctgtctctgtctctgtctctctctctgcagtggctTGTCTAATGACCTTGTGGACTTTGACCTCTTGGCACCAGGAGCGAGTTCAGGACCTCCCATATCCTCCTGGGGAGGTAAAGGCTTttaccacacactcaccacacacacacacacacacacacacacacacacacacacacacacacacacacacacacacacacacacacaaacacatacacacgcatgcatgcccACACGCATGTCCACATGACGAACGCACTTGAATGAGGTGGTCTAGGACTaagttctctcttctctctgtaaagtctgtctgctgtgtctctcgtctctctgtaatgtctgtctctcgtctctctgttGTGATTTGCTGGGCTCTGCTCCGACGTTATTAGGTGGTTTATCAATATGCCCTACAGTGCTCAGTCACTCAGGTCATACATTATCACAAATGATAAATGGACCAGTTGGAACATTTTGTAAATCATCTTGATTCATAATAAGAGCTGCAAACAGNNNNNNNNNNNNNNNNNNNNNNNNNNNNNNNNNNNNNNNNNNNNNNNNNNNNNNNNNNNNNNNNNNNNNNNNNNNNNNNNNNNNNNNNNNNNNNNNNNNNNNNNNNNNNNNNNNNNNNNNNNNNNNNNNNNNNNNNNNNNNNNNNNNNNNNNNNNNNNNNNNNNNNNNNNNNNNNNNNNNNNNNNNNNNNNNNNNNNNNNNNNNNNNNNNNNNNNNNNNNNNNNNNNNNNNNNNNNNNNNNNNNNNNNNNNNNNNNNNNNNNNNNNNNNNNNNNNNNNNNNNNNNNNNNNNNNNNNNNNNNNNNNNNNNNNNNNNNNNNNNNNNNNNNNNNNNNNNNNNNNNNNNNNNNNNNNNNNNNNNNNNNNNNNNNNNNNNNNNNNNNNNNNNNNNNNNNNNNNNNNNNNNNNNNNNNNNNNNNNNNNNNNNNNNNNNNNNNNNNNNNNNNNNNNNNNNNNNNNNNNNNNNNNNNNNNNNNNNNNNNNNNNNNNNNNNNNNNNNNNGGTGAAGGTGAACGGATTAGATATATCACCTTACTCGACAAGAGTCTATTCAGCAAAACAGTTATATTTGTGAAGGCAGTTGAACaattgtgaatgtgaatatttTGTGTGAGCATTTCATAACGAGTAATACGTCCATTTTAGGCTTGTCAATGAGGAACAAATATAGCAAAAGTTTGTTCAAAACAAACTGTACAGTGGTAActctcaacacaaacaaacagagcaaaACAAAGAGCTTGCCTAAGAGATTGATGATGCCATCGTTGTAGCAGGCATACAGCTTAATCAGGTCTTTGAAAAGCAATAGGAAAGCTGCGTTGATGACGCCATTCTTCAGGTCTGGTGGATGAACCTGCAGAGAGACGACGGCATTTCACATTACATTCAGGATAGCTACTAGGAGTAGACGTGTTAAGGGACACAGTAATGTGACTTATGACAGTGCCGTGGCATGTTATGCTATTCTCTGTCATGACTACTACACGTGATAGTTTACTTTTTATGAGGATAGCTATTAATTCCTAAGCTctgaaaatgttttctttttcaaaacCAAAAAGTTCTCTGATATAGCGCTGACAGTCTGGGTGGAGAAGGACTCACCTCAAACTCCAACAGGGCGTCGATCTGGCCTTGCAAGGTGGGCATTCCTTTCATCAGCTTGTCTGTGGACATTGTTCTCATGACAccctcagcactgacacacacacacacacacacacacacacacacacacacacacacacacacacacacacacacacacagacacacacagacacacacacacgcaaaagcacgcagaaacacacacatcatgtgatCATACAAAATCATGTATCTGTGCATAAGGTTATATCATGACTAGAGCTAGCTTTGCCAAGGATATTGTACCAACACAGTTATTAACAGATCATTGTTTGGACACTGACTGCAAATGAGCAGACCATTGTTAGACCACTGAATAGACCATTTAAATGTTAGGAAAGAGATATGACTACCACTAGCAGTCCAGGTACAGAGAGAGTTGTTGCTAGGCGCCAGCTACAGATTTCTTCCCTGACAGAGACATTTCAATCCGTCCCCCCGATTATGTATTCTGTGCTGAGGCTGCTTGTCTGTGTCGAGGCCGTGGCTGTCTGGGCGACAGAGCCGGCGGTAACTGCAGAAGAGTAATGCTTATTCCAGTCCGCAATCCTCACTGCTTGTTTGGCACAAGTGGGCACACTTTCTCATGCTTTACATTGGCCTATCCCACAGGGACACATAGGAAGGGGCCAGAAATAATTGGCtctatagcacacacacacacacacacacacacacacacacacacacacactaagtcaGAGATGTGTGACACCTGTGCCACACAGCATCCCTTCACACAGACAGTCCAAAGCCGTCTCTCTGTTACAGGATGTCTTCTTGTAGTGTAGGAGGTGGGGGCGCTGTTTAGAGCAGACAGAGCTAATCCAGTTATTTAATAGGACATATTT is a window of Clupea harengus unplaced genomic scaffold, Ch_v2.0.2, whole genome shotgun sequence DNA encoding:
- the LOC122130540 gene encoding clathrin coat assembly protein AP180-like; translation: MADTLFERAGNASWVVVFKALAATHHLMVHGNERFVQFLASRNTLFNLSNFLDKTGSQGYDMSTFIRRYSRYLNEKAFAYRQMAFDFVRVKKGAEGVMRTMSTDKLMKGMPTLQGQIDALLEFEVHPPDLKNGVINAAFLLLFKDLIKLYACYNDGIINLLGKLFVLLCLFVLRVTTVQFVLNKLLLYLFLIDKPKMDVLLVMKCSHKIFTFTIVQLPSQI